From the genome of Vicia villosa cultivar HV-30 ecotype Madison, WI linkage group LG2, Vvil1.0, whole genome shotgun sequence, one region includes:
- the LOC131653736 gene encoding diacylglycerol kinase 5-like — protein sequence MASRDSEFLKNFWIPNHVLVPNSEVDHGQIVGDGPKCPVLVFVNSKSGGQLGGELLKTYRALLKDKQVYDLGEETPDKVLSRIYANLENLKVQGDPLAISTMERLRLIVAGGDGTAGWLLGVVCDLKLSHSPPIATVPLGTGNNLPFAFGWGKKNPGTDEQSVLSFLNQVMKAKEMRIDNWHLLMRMKIPKHGACEPIAPLDLPHSLHAFHRVSETDELNIEGCHTFRGGFWNYFSMGMDAQVSYAFHSERKLHPEKFKNQLVNQSTYAKLGCTQGWFLASLFHPPSRNIAHMGKVKVMKAHGLWEDLEIPSSIRSIVCLNLPSFSGGFNPWGTPNRRRRRDAEFTPPYVDDGLIEVVGFRDAWHGLVLLHPNGHGTRLAQAKRIRFEFHKGAADHTYMRIDGEPWKQPLPVDDDTVLVEISHHGQVNMLATHESKSKSVHDPSSPYHHDAEEDDDDDEDSLADEFRKFGAAETFKIPDEVDIAHLS from the exons ATGGCGTCACGCGATTCTGAATTCCTGAAGAACTTTTGGATCCCGAATCACGTTCTGGTGCCGAATTCTGAGGTTGATCATGGCCAGATCGTCGGCGATGGACCGAAGTGTCCGGTGCTTGTTTTTGTTAACTCTAAGAGTGGTGGTCAGTTAGGTGGAGAGCTGTTGAAAACCTATCGTGCACTTCTCAAAGATAAACAG gTTTATGATTTGGGGGAAGAGACTCCGGATAAGGTTCTGAGCAGAATTTATGCTAATTTGGAAAACCTTAAGGTTCAGGGTGATCCACTTGCTATATCGACTATGGAGAGACTCAGATTAATT GTTGCAGGGGGTGATGGAACAGCTGGTTGGTTGCTTGGAGTTGTTTGTGATCTCAAATTATCTCATTCGCCCCCCATAGCCACGGTTCCGTTGGGCACAGGGAATAATCTACCATTTGCATTTGGTTGG GGAAAGAAAAACCCGGGAACCGATGAGCAATCTGTTTTGTCATTTCTAAATCAAGTAATGAAAGCTAAGGAAATGAGAATTGACAA CTGGCACCTTCTTATGCGGATGAAGATTCCGAAACATGGTGCTTGTGAACCTATTGCACCTCTTGATTTGCCCCATTCTCTGCATGCCTTCCATCGTGTGTCAGAGACAGATGAACTTAATATA GAAGGTTGCCATACTTTTCGAGGTGGATTTTGGAATTACTTCAGCATGG GAATGGATGCTCAAGTGTCTTATGCATTTCATTCTGAACGAAAATTGCACCctgaaaaattcaaaaatcagcTGGTTAATCAG AGCACTTATGCTAAGCTTGGATGCACACAAGGATGGTTTTTAGCTTCCTTATTCCATCCTCCATCCAG GAACATAGCACATATGGGAAAAGTCAAAGTCATGAAAGCacatggtctttgggaagatCTAGAAATACCTTCCAG CATCCGATCAATTGTATGTCTTAACTTGCCTAGCTTTTCTGGTGGATTTAATCCATGGGGTACACCAAACAGAAGGAGGCGACGTGAT GCAGAGTTTACACCTCCATATGTAGATGATGGTCTTATTGAAGTTGTTGGTTTTCGAGATGCCTGGCATGGACTTGTTTTACTTCATCCAAATGGACATGGAACTCGCCTTGCTCAG GCAAAAAGAATCCGCTTTGAGTTTCACAAAGGTGCAGCAGATCATACATACATGAGGATTGATGGGGAGCCTTGGAAGCAACCTCTCCCAGTTGATGATGATACGGTTTTGGTAGAGATTTCGCACCACGGCCAGGTTAACATGCTTGCCACTCATGAATCCAAGTCTAAAAGTGTGCATGATCCCTCGTCACCTTATCATCATGATGCTGAGgaagacgatgatgatgatgaagacagTTTAGCTGATGAATTTCGAAAGTTTGGTGCAGCTGAAACATTCAAAATCCCAGATGAAGTAGATATTGCTCATCTCAGTTAG
- the LOC131653737 gene encoding protein THYLAKOID FORMATION1, chloroplastic-like, translating to MAALSSLSFSAMNSQRKSTLPSTRFLASSSDIFGIRTDSSYHCVGVRAANSATKMVVQCMSSVTDVPSVSETKLNFLKAYKRPIPSIYNNVLQELIVQQHLMRYKTSYRYDPVFALGFVTIYDKFMEGYSSEEDRETIFKAYINALKEDPEQYRIDAKKLEEWARAQNSSSLVNFSSKEGEVEGILKDIAERAGGKGDFSYSRFFAVGLFRLLELANATEPTVLDKLCAALNINKKSVDRDLDVYRMLLSKLVQAKELLREYIDREKKKSEERAEPQKANGAVSKCLGQQLSVL from the exons ATGGCTGCTCTATCTTCTTTGTCATTCTCAGCAATGAACTCACAGAGAAAATCAACTCTTCCTTCTACTCGTTTCCTTGCTTCCAGTTCTGATATCTTTGGAATTCGGACAGATTCCTCGTACCATTGTGTCGGTGTTCGAGCTGCCAATTCGGCAACTAAAATGGTTGTCCAATGCATGTCTTCTGTTACAG ATGTTCCTAGTGTTTCTGAGACAAAGTTAAATTTCCTAAAGGCATATAAGCGACCGATCCCGAGTATCTATAACAATGTGCTGCAGGAGCTCATTGTCCAGCAACATTTGATGAGATACAAGACATCATACCGTTATGATCCTGTATTTGCTCTTGGTTTTGTCACTATATATGATAAATTCATGGAAGGTTATTCGAGTGAAGAAGACCGAGAGACCATCTTCAAAGCTTACATTAATGCACTGAAGGAAGATCCAGAGCAATACAG AATAGATGCAAAAAAGTTGGAAGAGTGGGCTAGGGCTCAAAATTCATCTTCTCTGGTTAATTTTTCATCCAAAGAAGGAGAAGTTGAAGGGATTTTGAAGGATATTGCAGAAAGAGCAGGAGGAAAGGGCGATTTTAGTTATAGTCGTTTCTTTGCGGTAGGCCTTTTTCGCCTTCTTGAGTTGGCAAATGCAACAGAACCAACAGTTTTAGACAAG CTTTGTGCGGCTTTGAACATCAACAAAAAAAGCGTTGATCGGGACTTAGATGTGTATCGTATGCTGCTTTCCAAGCTGGTTCAAGCAAAAGAGTTGCTGAGAGAATATATTGACAG ggagaagaagaaaagtgaagaaaGGGCGGAACCACAGAAGGCTAATGGGGCCGTTTCAAAATGTTTGGGGCAACAACTTTCTGTTCTGTAA